A genomic segment from Malus domestica chromosome 05, GDT2T_hap1 encodes:
- the LOC139195843 gene encoding uncharacterized protein isoform X1 produces the protein MKLNNLQTISDFDPKIRSCIGLWRLLLLLPNYSRRSFRIQKSNYWRRKNFHLIVSSSFQSVKFEHFPLSGMVVAKVFDCRHGDCQELEGSAALGIVCPKCLHLLAKNQRLYKRKEQETLVKEQAERERQAEEQRRIEAVKAASDADRAHAKAEILKRRQMVQELIKKGCKICSRRLAHRVWRV, from the exons ATGAAATTGAATAACTTGCAGACGATTTCAGATTTTGATCCCAAAATTCGAAGCTGCATTGGGCTCTGgcgccttcttcttctccttcccaatTACAGTCGTCGTAGCTTTCGCATTCAGAAATCGAATTATTGGCGCCGCAAAAACTTCCATCTGAttgtttcttcttcctttcaaaG TGTGAAATTCGAACACTTTCCGCTATCTGGCATGGTGGTGGCAAAGGTGTTTGATTGTCGTCACGGAGATTGTCAGGAACTTGAAGGGTCAGCTGCATTGGGTATTGTTTGTCCAAAATGTCTTCATCTCCTGGCAAAAAACCAGAGgctatat AAGCGTAAAGAACAAGAGACACTTGTGAAGGAGCAAGCTGAGAGAGAAAGGCAAGCAGAAGAGCAGAGGCGAATTGAAGCGGTGAAGGCAGCAAGTGACGCTGACAGAGCACATGCAAAGGCAGAGATCTTAAAGAGACGACAAATGGTGCAAGAGTTGATAAAAAAAGGCTGCAAGATCTGTTCAAGACGTTTGGCACATAGAGTCTGGAGAGTTTAA
- the LOC139195843 gene encoding uncharacterized protein isoform X2, producing the protein MKLNNLQTISDFDPKIRSCIGLWRLLLLLPNYSRRSFRIQKSNYWRRKNFHLIVSSSFQSVKFEHFPLSGMVVAKVFDCRHGDCQELEGSAALDFLLEQKRKEQETLVKEQAERERQAEEQRRIEAVKAASDADRAHAKAEILKRRQMVQELIKKGCKICSRRLAHRVWRV; encoded by the exons ATGAAATTGAATAACTTGCAGACGATTTCAGATTTTGATCCCAAAATTCGAAGCTGCATTGGGCTCTGgcgccttcttcttctccttcccaatTACAGTCGTCGTAGCTTTCGCATTCAGAAATCGAATTATTGGCGCCGCAAAAACTTCCATCTGAttgtttcttcttcctttcaaaG TGTGAAATTCGAACACTTTCCGCTATCTGGCATGGTGGTGGCAAAGGTGTTTGATTGTCGTCACGGAGATTGTCAGGAACTTGAAGGGTCAGCTGCATTGG ATTTCTTGCTTGAGCAGAAGCGTAAAGAACAAGAGACACTTGTGAAGGAGCAAGCTGAGAGAGAAAGGCAAGCAGAAGAGCAGAGGCGAATTGAAGCGGTGAAGGCAGCAAGTGACGCTGACAGAGCACATGCAAAGGCAGAGATCTTAAAGAGACGACAAATGGTGCAAGAGTTGATAAAAAAAGGCTGCAAGATCTGTTCAAGACGTTTGGCACATAGAGTCTGGAGAGTTTAA
- the LOC139187526 gene encoding thioredoxin O1, mitochondrial-like isoform X1, translating into MARNSISGLLMRQALLGSGNGLGNGSFQIQGLGRLDNPKFFLNCIQTLKTLNWISTAPSLSPSIHITSTPKSPVFLDSLHFLQHRRRLSSAPAPAQFQSPSPFLSPREIKFPSPAAMVILREEDEYRRAIRKVKDEQLPAVFYFVRHDAQSCFLFGSPTTRKMREQFPHVTVYKFVSDIQNWHPLAGLMGVSSLPTFHFYQNGKKVGEIFPSRYLHRTPDEIPNLVWILVKNSTGTSSRLKNLTLRAHLGKGRAKGRVLINNLSCKLRLMQTKMTK; encoded by the exons ATGGCGAGGAATAGTATCAGTGGCCTTTTGATGCGTCAGGCTTTGCTTGGAAGTGGAAACGGCCTAGGCAATGGCTCCTTCCAAATCCAAGGTCTCGGTCGTCTCGACAATCCCAAGTTTTTTCTAAACTGTATCCAAAccctaaaaaccctaaattggaTCTCAACCGCACCGTCTTTATCCCCATCTATTCATATTACTTCCACTCCCAAATCACCCGTCTTTCTCGACTCCCTGCATTTTCTGCAACACCGACGACGGCTGTCCTCAGCCCCCGCCCCGGCCCAGTTCCAGTCCCCGTCCCCGTTTCTATCTCCCCGAG AAATTAAATTTCCAAGTCCCGCGGCCATGGTCATCTTGCGGGAAGAGGACGAATATCGGAGAGCAATTCGAAAAGTTAAAG aTGAACAACTGCCAGCAGTTTTCTACTTTGTTAGGCACGATGCTCAAAGTT GCTTTCTTTTTGGATCTCCAACCACTCGAAAGATGAGGGAACAATTCCCACATGTAACAGTGTATAAGTTTGTGTCTGATATACAG AACTGGCACCCACTGGCAGGACTGATGGGTGTTAGCTCTCTG CCAACATTCCATTTCTATCAAAATGGGAAAAAGGTGGGTGAGATTTTTCCCAGCCGCTATCTACATAGGACGCCAGATGAGATTCCCAACCTAGTATGGATACTTGTGAAAAACTCTACAG GTACGTCATCCAGGTTGAAAAACCTCACCCTACGGGCTCATCTGGGAAAGGGAAGGGCAAAAGGAAGAGTACTTATCAACAACTTGTCGTGCAAGCTAAGACTGATGCaaacgaaaatgacaaagtAG
- the LOC139187526 gene encoding thioredoxin O1, mitochondrial-like isoform X2 has translation MARNSISGLLMRQALLGSGNGLGNGSFQIQGLGRLDNPKFFLNCIQTLKTLNWISTAPSLSPSIHITSTPKSPVFLDSLHFLQHRRRLSSAPAPAQFQSPSPFLSPREIKFPSPAAMVILREEDEYRRAIRKVKDEQLPAVFYFVRHDAQSCFLFGSPTTRKMREQFPHVTVYKFVSDIQNWHPLAGLMGVSSLPTFHFYQNGKKVGEIFPSRYLHRTPDEIPNLVWILVKNSTGSYFLNNFTVACFCCIIASAV, from the exons ATGGCGAGGAATAGTATCAGTGGCCTTTTGATGCGTCAGGCTTTGCTTGGAAGTGGAAACGGCCTAGGCAATGGCTCCTTCCAAATCCAAGGTCTCGGTCGTCTCGACAATCCCAAGTTTTTTCTAAACTGTATCCAAAccctaaaaaccctaaattggaTCTCAACCGCACCGTCTTTATCCCCATCTATTCATATTACTTCCACTCCCAAATCACCCGTCTTTCTCGACTCCCTGCATTTTCTGCAACACCGACGACGGCTGTCCTCAGCCCCCGCCCCGGCCCAGTTCCAGTCCCCGTCCCCGTTTCTATCTCCCCGAG AAATTAAATTTCCAAGTCCCGCGGCCATGGTCATCTTGCGGGAAGAGGACGAATATCGGAGAGCAATTCGAAAAGTTAAAG aTGAACAACTGCCAGCAGTTTTCTACTTTGTTAGGCACGATGCTCAAAGTT GCTTTCTTTTTGGATCTCCAACCACTCGAAAGATGAGGGAACAATTCCCACATGTAACAGTGTATAAGTTTGTGTCTGATATACAG AACTGGCACCCACTGGCAGGACTGATGGGTGTTAGCTCTCTG CCAACATTCCATTTCTATCAAAATGGGAAAAAGGTGGGTGAGATTTTTCCCAGCCGCTATCTACATAGGACGCCAGATGAGATTCCCAACCTAGTATGGATACTTGTGAAAAACTCTACAGGTAGTTATTTTCTAAATAACTTCACCGTTGCATGCTTCTGCTGCATAATTGCGAGTGCAGTCTGA